The Variovorax paradoxus genome window below encodes:
- a CDS encoding NAD-binding protein, with protein sequence MEKIGFIGLGRMGKSMALNLRKQGYPLVVHDLNAAAVNELVDAGAASAQSIAQIARECSIVATMLPSSTEVEQVALGAEGIFANARKGNILLDMSTIDPLATDRLAVAARAAGQSVVDAPVGRLAEHADRGESLFMVGATDEDFARVRPLLDVMGSTVYHCGDVGTGGRTKLVNNYVAVTLCQVNAEALALSQRFGLDITRTLQVLYGTSATNGQLRLNFPNKVLVGDTTPGFTIDLAHKDMALVMGAAHAARVPMPVAAAVFESFSLARASEYGKIDFSGIADAVCDLARIERARVPAGWKAA encoded by the coding sequence ATGGAAAAAATCGGCTTCATCGGGCTCGGGCGCATGGGCAAGTCCATGGCCCTCAACCTTCGAAAACAGGGCTACCCGCTGGTGGTCCACGACCTGAACGCGGCGGCGGTCAACGAGCTGGTCGATGCCGGCGCGGCGAGCGCGCAGAGCATCGCGCAGATCGCGCGCGAGTGTTCGATCGTCGCGACGATGCTGCCGAGCTCGACCGAGGTGGAGCAGGTGGCCCTGGGCGCGGAAGGCATCTTCGCCAACGCACGCAAGGGCAACATCCTGCTCGACATGAGCACCATCGACCCGCTGGCCACCGACCGGCTGGCCGTGGCCGCGCGCGCGGCCGGGCAGTCCGTGGTCGACGCGCCCGTGGGCCGGCTGGCCGAACACGCGGACCGCGGCGAGTCGCTCTTCATGGTCGGCGCGACCGACGAGGACTTCGCCCGCGTGCGGCCGCTGCTCGATGTCATGGGCTCGACCGTCTACCACTGCGGCGACGTCGGCACGGGTGGCCGGACCAAGCTGGTCAACAACTACGTCGCGGTCACACTGTGCCAGGTCAACGCCGAGGCGCTCGCGCTGTCGCAGCGTTTCGGGCTCGATATCACCCGCACCCTGCAGGTGCTCTACGGCACCTCGGCGACCAACGGGCAGTTGCGCCTGAACTTCCCGAACAAGGTGCTCGTGGGCGACACCACGCCGGGCTTCACGATCGACCTCGCGCACAAGGACATGGCGCTGGTGATGGGCGCGGCCCACGCGGCGCGGGTGCCGATGCCGGTGGCCGCCGCGGTCTTCGAGTCCTTCAGCCTGGCGCGCGCGAGCGAGTACGGAAAGATCGATTTCTCGGGCATCGCCGATGCGGTCTGCGACCTCGCTCGGATCGAGCGCGCACGGGTGCCCGCGGGCTGGAAGGCCGCCTGA
- a CDS encoding LysR family transcriptional regulator codes for MDTRQIRAFLAIADTGSVTRAAELLHVVQPAISRQLKLLEDDLGALLFERSRGGMVLTDAGRTLVEYSRRALRELDNARSEIQPSGPSIAGIVNVGLLPSSCELLAAPLVLALKDRYPGVQVSLSVGYTDHLARWLETGELDMALLYDAPQRPSVSLEPLLKEVLCLTAPAAHGLSLKKPVKVRALGQAPLVLPSQPHILRGLVEHACAVADVPFRIAAETNALSVQRDLVVQGVGFSVLPAVAIRSELERGLLSAAPIAAPEFARSIYLALPTTRRSSTAVQCVVGELKRCMEAAVDSGEWTGAKWIRASGENGRA; via the coding sequence ATGGACACGCGGCAGATTCGGGCCTTTCTGGCGATCGCGGACACCGGCAGCGTGACGCGCGCCGCCGAGCTTCTTCATGTGGTGCAGCCCGCGATCTCGCGGCAGCTCAAGCTGCTGGAGGACGACCTCGGCGCGCTGCTGTTCGAGCGCAGCCGCGGCGGCATGGTGCTGACGGATGCGGGCCGCACGCTCGTGGAGTACTCGCGGCGCGCGCTGCGCGAGCTCGACAACGCGAGGTCGGAGATCCAGCCCTCGGGCCCGTCGATCGCGGGCATCGTCAACGTGGGATTGCTGCCGAGCAGCTGCGAGCTGCTCGCCGCGCCGCTGGTGCTGGCGCTCAAGGACCGCTACCCCGGCGTGCAGGTGTCGCTGTCGGTGGGCTACACCGACCATCTCGCGCGCTGGCTGGAGACGGGCGAGCTCGACATGGCGCTACTGTACGACGCCCCGCAACGGCCGAGCGTGAGTCTGGAGCCCTTGCTCAAGGAGGTGCTGTGCCTCACCGCGCCGGCGGCGCACGGCCTCTCGCTGAAGAAGCCCGTGAAGGTGCGCGCGCTGGGTCAGGCGCCGCTGGTGCTGCCGAGCCAGCCGCACATCCTGCGCGGGCTCGTGGAGCATGCATGCGCGGTCGCCGACGTGCCGTTTCGGATCGCGGCCGAGACCAATGCGCTGTCGGTCCAGCGCGACCTCGTCGTTCAGGGCGTGGGGTTCTCGGTGCTGCCGGCGGTCGCCATCCGCAGCGAGCTCGAACGCGGCCTGCTGTCGGCCGCCCCGATCGCGGCGCCCGAGTTCGCGCGCAGCATCTACCTGGCGCTGCCGACGACGCGGCGCAGCTCCACGGCGGTGCAATGCGTGGTGGGCGAACTCAAGCGCTGCATGGAGGCCGCGGTCGACAGCGGCGAGTGGACCGGGGCGAAGTGGATCCGGGCCTCGGGCGAGAACGGGCGGGCGTAG
- a CDS encoding ABC transporter ATP-binding protein, with translation MSYRTDIILETRQLTKEFKGFTAVSKVDLSVVRGSIHALIGPNGAGKTTCFNLLTKFLEPTSGTILFNGQDITGERPAQIARRGIIRSFQISAVFPHLTLLENVRLGLQRRLGTSYHFWKSEKSLEPLNARARELLAEVGLEDLAEEQTVNLPYGRKRALEIATTLAMEPELMLLDEPTQGMGHEDVHRVAELIKRVSAGRTILMVEHNMSVVSTIADTITVLQRGAVLAEGPYAEVSKNPQVMEAYMGTTDGQLQGAH, from the coding sequence ATGTCGTATCGCACGGACATCATTCTCGAAACACGCCAGCTCACCAAGGAATTCAAGGGCTTCACCGCGGTCAGCAAGGTCGACCTCTCGGTCGTGCGCGGTTCGATCCACGCGCTCATCGGACCCAATGGCGCGGGCAAGACGACCTGCTTCAACCTGCTCACGAAGTTCCTCGAACCCACCAGCGGCACGATCCTGTTCAACGGCCAGGACATCACGGGCGAGCGCCCCGCGCAGATCGCGCGGCGCGGCATCATCCGCTCGTTCCAGATCTCGGCCGTGTTCCCGCACCTCACGCTGCTGGAGAACGTGCGCCTCGGGCTGCAGCGCAGGCTCGGCACCTCGTACCACTTCTGGAAGAGCGAGAAGTCGCTCGAACCCTTGAATGCGCGGGCGCGCGAGTTGCTCGCGGAGGTCGGCCTTGAAGATCTCGCCGAAGAGCAGACCGTGAACCTGCCGTACGGCCGCAAGCGCGCGCTCGAGATCGCGACCACGCTCGCGATGGAGCCCGAGCTGATGCTGCTGGACGAGCCCACGCAGGGCATGGGCCATGAGGACGTGCACCGCGTGGCCGAGCTGATCAAGCGCGTGTCGGCGGGCCGCACCATCCTGATGGTCGAGCACAACATGAGCGTGGTCTCGACCATCGCCGACACCATCACCGTGCTGCAGCGTGGCGCCGTGCTGGCCGAAGGCCCGTACGCGGAAGTCTCGAAGAACCCGCAGGTCATGGAGGCCTACATGGGCACCACGGACGGCCAACTGCAGGGAGCTCACTGA
- a CDS encoding ABC transporter substrate-binding protein, translating to MRMHAIALAVLAGLPWIQNASAQAAPDRFKIGFVTDMSGPYSDFDGAGGLDAVRMAVADFGGKVLGRPIEVLSADHQNKADIAANKARQWWDQDKVELVIAGSNSSASLAISNISKEKKKVFISAGAGADSLTEEACQPYLVRYTYSTSAQARGTATAMVEQGGKSWYFVTADYAFGYSLEKASIDVVQASGGTVKGSVRHPLNASDFSSYLTQAQASGAQVVGLANGGSDLITSIKTAKEFGISSKMRLAGLMVFITDVHSLGLDTTSGMYLTDGWYWDLNDKSRAFATRFYEKHKKMPTTFQAGDYSATLSYLKAVEAAQSTDADKVMAALKSLKIDDMFAQGYIRADGAMVHDMYLMQVKKRGESKQPWDYYKVVSKIPGEQAYAPTKPGACYLMPKS from the coding sequence ATGAGAATGCATGCCATCGCCCTGGCCGTCCTCGCGGGACTGCCCTGGATCCAGAACGCCAGCGCGCAAGCCGCGCCCGATCGCTTCAAGATCGGCTTCGTCACCGACATGTCGGGGCCGTACTCCGACTTCGACGGCGCCGGCGGCCTCGACGCGGTCCGCATGGCCGTCGCGGATTTCGGCGGCAAGGTGCTGGGCCGGCCGATCGAGGTGCTGTCCGCCGATCACCAGAACAAGGCCGACATCGCGGCCAACAAGGCGCGCCAGTGGTGGGACCAGGACAAGGTCGAGCTGGTGATCGCGGGGTCCAACTCCTCGGCGTCGCTGGCGATCAGCAACATTTCGAAGGAAAAGAAGAAGGTCTTCATCTCCGCCGGCGCGGGCGCCGACAGCCTGACGGAAGAAGCCTGCCAGCCCTACCTCGTGCGCTACACCTACAGCACCTCGGCCCAGGCGCGCGGCACGGCGACGGCCATGGTGGAGCAGGGCGGCAAGAGCTGGTACTTCGTGACCGCGGACTATGCCTTCGGCTACTCGCTCGAGAAGGCCAGCATCGACGTGGTCCAGGCCAGCGGCGGCACCGTCAAGGGCAGCGTGCGCCATCCGCTGAACGCGAGCGACTTCTCGTCCTACCTGACGCAGGCGCAGGCATCGGGCGCGCAGGTGGTCGGCCTCGCCAACGGCGGCAGCGACCTCATCACCTCGATCAAGACGGCCAAGGAGTTCGGCATCAGCAGCAAGATGCGCCTCGCCGGCCTCATGGTGTTCATCACCGACGTGCACAGCCTCGGCCTCGACACCACCAGCGGCATGTACCTGACCGATGGCTGGTACTGGGACCTCAACGACAAGTCGCGCGCCTTCGCGACCCGCTTCTACGAGAAGCACAAGAAGATGCCCACCACCTTCCAGGCCGGCGACTACTCGGCCACGCTGAGCTACCTGAAGGCGGTGGAAGCGGCGCAGAGCACCGACGCCGACAAGGTGATGGCCGCGCTCAAGTCGCTCAAGATCGACGACATGTTCGCGCAGGGCTACATCCGCGCGGACGGCGCGATGGTGCACGACATGTACCTGATGCAGGTCAAGAAGCGCGGCGAATCGAAGCAGCCGTGGGACTACTACAAGGTGGTCTCGAAGATCCCGGGCGAGCAGGCCTATGCGCCGACGAAGCCTGGCGCCTGCTACCTGATGCCCAAGAGCTGA
- a CDS encoding ABC transporter ATP-binding protein, with the protein MTAALEIKGLQAWYGESHVLHGVDMVVQPGEVVTLLGRNGAGRTTTLRAIMGLTGARKGSIEVNGKETIAMPTHRIAHLGIGYCPEERGIFASLSCEENLMLPPELKGAGQGMSVDEIYAMFPNLAERRHSQGTRLSGGEQQMLAVARILRTGAKLLLLDEISEGLAPVIVQALARMITTLRSKGYTIVMVEQNFRFAAPLADRFYVMEHGRIALEFGAAELEARMPVLNELLGV; encoded by the coding sequence ATGACCGCCGCATTGGAGATCAAGGGTCTGCAGGCCTGGTACGGCGAATCGCATGTGCTGCACGGCGTCGACATGGTGGTGCAGCCCGGCGAGGTCGTCACCTTGCTGGGCCGCAATGGCGCGGGCCGCACGACCACGCTGCGCGCGATCATGGGCCTGACGGGCGCGCGCAAGGGCAGCATCGAGGTCAACGGCAAGGAAACGATCGCGATGCCCACGCACCGCATCGCGCACCTGGGCATCGGCTATTGCCCCGAGGAGCGCGGCATCTTCGCGAGCCTGTCGTGCGAGGAGAACCTGATGCTGCCGCCGGAGCTGAAAGGCGCGGGGCAGGGCATGTCGGTCGACGAGATCTACGCGATGTTCCCGAACCTGGCGGAGCGCCGCCACAGCCAGGGCACGCGGCTGTCGGGCGGCGAGCAGCAGATGCTGGCGGTGGCGCGGATCCTGCGCACGGGCGCCAAGCTGCTGTTGCTCGACGAGATCTCCGAAGGCCTGGCGCCGGTGATCGTGCAGGCGCTCGCGCGAATGATCACGACCCTGCGTTCCAAGGGCTACACCATCGTGATGGTGGAGCAGAACTTCCGCTTCGCGGCGCCGCTGGCCGATCGCTTCTATGTGATGGAGCACGGCCGCATCGCCCTGGAATTCGGTGCGGCGGAACTCGAAGCCAGGATGCCGGTGCTCAACGAATTGCTGGGAGTCTGA
- a CDS encoding aldehyde dehydrogenase family protein gives MDIQKNLIGGEWIAGQESIASINPSDTHDVVGHFALADAAQVRQAVAAARAAQPAWAATTTQVRSDLLQRTAHELFARREQIGELVSREAGKTRAEGIGEVTRASQIFGFFAGEAVRYGGENLPSVRPSIGVQTSREPIGVVGLITPWNFPIAIAAWKIAPALAFGNTLLLKPSEETPAVASELFRVLERNGLPAGVANLVNGHGAVAGAAIVDGVDALSFTGSVATGRKLAQSAVAKMVRVQLEMGGKNPLVVLDDADLPQAVECALNGAFFSAGQRCTASSRLIVTDGIHDRFVEALRARMREVQVGHALAAGTDIGPVINQRQLDMIQRYIAVGKDEGARLIEGGNVLERSTPGFFMAPTLFVDTRNDMRINREEVFGPFATVIRARDYEEALALANDTEYGLSAGICTQSHKHATHFRLNVKSGLAMVNLPTAGLDYHVPFGGTKGSSFGPREQGSYAADFYTLTKTAYIGH, from the coding sequence ATGGACATTCAGAAGAACCTCATCGGCGGCGAATGGATCGCCGGCCAGGAATCGATCGCCAGCATCAATCCGTCGGACACCCACGACGTGGTGGGCCATTTCGCGCTGGCCGACGCGGCACAGGTCCGCCAGGCCGTGGCGGCCGCGCGCGCCGCCCAGCCGGCCTGGGCGGCAACCACCACGCAGGTCCGCAGCGACCTGCTGCAACGCACGGCGCACGAGCTCTTCGCGCGCCGCGAGCAGATCGGCGAACTGGTGTCGCGCGAAGCCGGCAAGACGCGCGCCGAAGGCATCGGCGAAGTCACGCGCGCCAGCCAGATCTTCGGCTTCTTCGCCGGCGAGGCCGTGCGCTACGGCGGCGAGAACCTCCCTTCGGTGCGGCCGAGCATCGGCGTGCAGACCAGCCGCGAGCCGATCGGCGTGGTGGGCCTGATCACGCCGTGGAACTTCCCCATCGCCATCGCCGCATGGAAGATCGCGCCCGCGCTCGCCTTCGGCAACACGCTGCTGCTCAAGCCTTCCGAAGAGACGCCCGCGGTGGCGAGCGAACTCTTCCGCGTGCTCGAGCGCAACGGCCTGCCCGCTGGCGTCGCCAACCTGGTGAATGGCCATGGCGCGGTCGCGGGCGCGGCCATCGTCGATGGCGTCGACGCACTGAGCTTCACGGGCAGCGTCGCCACCGGCCGCAAGCTGGCGCAGTCCGCGGTCGCGAAGATGGTGCGCGTGCAGCTCGAGATGGGTGGCAAGAATCCGCTCGTCGTGCTCGACGACGCCGACCTGCCGCAGGCGGTCGAGTGCGCGCTGAACGGCGCCTTCTTCTCGGCCGGCCAGCGCTGCACCGCATCCAGCCGGCTGATCGTCACCGACGGCATCCACGACCGCTTCGTCGAGGCCCTGCGCGCACGCATGCGCGAGGTGCAGGTGGGCCACGCCCTGGCGGCGGGCACCGACATCGGCCCGGTGATCAACCAGCGCCAGCTCGACATGATCCAGCGCTACATCGCGGTCGGCAAGGACGAGGGCGCCCGGCTCATCGAAGGCGGCAACGTGCTCGAGCGTTCGACGCCCGGGTTCTTCATGGCGCCCACGCTGTTCGTCGACACCCGCAACGACATGCGCATCAATCGCGAGGAGGTGTTCGGCCCGTTCGCCACGGTGATCCGCGCCCGCGACTACGAGGAAGCGCTCGCGCTGGCCAACGACACCGAATACGGCCTGTCGGCAGGGATCTGCACCCAGTCCCACAAGCACGCGACCCACTTCCGCCTGAACGTGAAGAGCGGACTGGCCATGGTCAACCTGCCGACCGCGGGCCTCGACTACCACGTGCCCTTCGGCGGCACCAAGGGCTCGAGCTTCGGCCCGCGCGAGCAGGGAAGCTACGCGGCGGATTTCTACACGCTGACCAAGACCGCCTACATCGGGCATTGA